A genomic window from bacterium includes:
- a CDS encoding ThiF family adenylyltransferase, with amino-acid sequence MSQEQISRNPDLKRLLDDGYSVEIHNGYLLLRDIPYVNASRQIQYGALVSNLSSLSGDKTVGPIADHIASFAGDAPCDRSGKRLSIYHSAENLQIGDLTVRHKFSGKLSGGYPGYYEKMVNYATIIANEARALDNTVTEKPHKVIESVTTESVFNYPDTNSSRAGIDAISRKLGGAKVAIVGVGGTGSYILDFVAKTCVKEIHLFDGDGFVNHNAFRAPGAASKHDLDQSPKKAEYFKCIYSNMHSNVQSHPYDITNENLAELSTMDFVFIAVDNGGPVIKRQIVDFLLANKIAFIETGIGVLKIDESILGHVRVTTCTPDKCDHINERIAFATDGEKDDYATNIQIAELNALGAILAVIKWKKLNGYYQDLALEFNTTYSINDGILVHNDHHA; translated from the coding sequence ATGTCTCAAGAACAGATAAGTCGTAATCCCGATCTCAAACGCCTATTGGATGACGGGTATTCGGTTGAGATACACAACGGCTACCTTTTGCTTCGTGACATCCCGTATGTGAATGCAAGTCGCCAAATTCAATACGGTGCTTTGGTTTCCAATTTATCCTCCTTGTCGGGGGACAAGACCGTTGGACCTATTGCAGATCACATCGCGTCATTTGCAGGCGATGCTCCCTGTGACCGGAGTGGTAAACGCCTCTCAATTTACCATAGTGCGGAAAACCTCCAAATCGGCGATCTTACAGTGCGCCATAAGTTCTCCGGCAAGTTATCCGGTGGCTACCCAGGTTATTATGAAAAGATGGTAAACTACGCCACCATCATCGCGAATGAAGCGAGAGCCCTAGATAACACCGTTACTGAAAAACCGCACAAAGTCATCGAATCAGTTACGACCGAATCAGTATTCAATTACCCTGACACGAATTCCAGTAGGGCAGGCATCGACGCAATATCGAGGAAATTGGGGGGTGCGAAAGTCGCCATAGTTGGCGTGGGTGGCACCGGGTCGTACATTCTCGATTTCGTCGCGAAGACCTGTGTAAAGGAAATTCACCTCTTTGATGGAGACGGCTTCGTTAACCATAACGCATTTCGTGCTCCGGGCGCAGCAAGCAAGCATGACCTCGATCAGTCCCCTAAGAAGGCGGAGTACTTCAAGTGTATCTATTCAAACATGCATTCGAATGTTCAATCGCACCCCTACGACATAACCAATGAGAATCTGGCCGAATTATCAACCATGGACTTCGTCTTCATCGCCGTCGACAATGGAGGTCCGGTAATAAAACGACAGATCGTTGACTTCCTCCTGGCGAACAAGATAGCTTTTATCGAAACCGGGATCGGCGTTCTCAAAATTGACGAGTCGATTCTTGGACATGTCAGAGTAACAACGTGCACGCCAGACAAGTGTGACCACATCAACGAGAGAATCGCGTTTGCGACTGACGGTGAAAAAGACGATTACGCTACGAACATTCAAATTGCCGAGCTTAACGCCTTGGGCGCGATTCTAGCTGTCATCAAATGGAAGAAACTAAATGGTTACTACCAAGACCTCGCGTTGGAATTCAACACCACCTACTCAATCAACGACGGTATTTTAGTTCACAATGATCATCACGCATAA
- a CDS encoding tetratricopeptide repeat protein yields the protein MMKTIAELVQEHEQASFVGREAELTIFTILLQEEALQRPLLNLFGLGGVGKSSLLGEFMRVCSENNVPAAYSDFRAQGPDFRAILQTMRDQLVGRSEAANFAFKPFDGCLDRLAKLEAQVAKNFAASHPLVAGASTDGVVAGASGLVGGALGALLGPVGAYGGLVLGAAAGKAAMQSWGQGAISRLVAHGLSRDDARFFVDLVGELTNTFVDAANGVALDAGKVVLMLDTYEDMTPGLDEWVRELLIPRLSAQVLVVIAGRDRLIEKSPNWQRYGTVMIEKELLKFTVPEATAYLRNAGIHDPGLVDKILSYTERLPWALALLTDINRTGGELSAETIEDDPHIYTVGHRVVSRLISQIKGSAMETLLDLCTVARRFDLDLVKSIYTDFEKDAIYDDLRKYSFVRVLSDGSLAFHDIVRSFLVLQLRANKLTTFKDLNDRLCRYYKERLSQPESKLLLKRDAVEYLYHGLRADEDRGIEACRSLLKQLDVVQQFDLRDALLSEVADFEFHRRVNQRWSSYCKAFRLMNRGEWESAKKLLFELETAPGPDALLRCLILETLGDLLIGQGSYTRAVSLFEESSQLHRSVQATAGLFGLGQTLSKLSEGYAIIGKYSRAKAKAHENLELCRSNQDALGEAWALKSLGDIYRLWGKTQLAIESLEDSLKIFEEKKDDYGTATVFVQLGRVYAHSGEWKKAELVLKEALARMEVLGVEYCRANAMLFLGNVARLKREWLKAEGCYRDALAMHRKMDSKREIAALLGSLGSVCCQLGRLEEAEQHLVLSREMKRAQDYTRGVAVTSVYLGDLRFRQGRFDAALTEYEAAGRLADKSSSHFHRVQARVRMAGCLRAMEQTNRLNAMVTEAARLARRYKYPHLIAELRIIEGTHALENKDLTRAAELFTSGFTSALDYNIYLVHQLATDFLEIVSSWTDSITLAGAIELIRQTSTYWKSSGCHKREIQGQVEQDLSDSDGTLVSLCERCITKLESQRST from the coding sequence ATGATGAAAACCATTGCCGAATTGGTTCAGGAACATGAGCAAGCTTCCTTTGTGGGGCGTGAAGCCGAGCTGACAATATTTACCATACTCTTGCAGGAAGAAGCGTTACAGCGACCACTTCTGAATTTGTTCGGTCTTGGAGGAGTTGGCAAGTCGTCTCTGCTGGGCGAATTCATGCGAGTCTGCTCTGAGAATAATGTGCCTGCGGCATATTCAGACTTCCGCGCACAGGGCCCGGATTTTCGAGCAATTCTCCAAACCATGCGAGACCAGCTGGTTGGCCGATCTGAGGCGGCAAATTTCGCGTTTAAACCCTTCGACGGTTGTCTCGATCGGCTGGCAAAGTTGGAGGCGCAAGTCGCCAAGAATTTCGCTGCTAGCCACCCGCTGGTGGCTGGCGCATCCACGGACGGAGTTGTTGCGGGAGCATCTGGCCTTGTTGGTGGCGCGCTTGGGGCTCTCCTGGGTCCGGTAGGAGCATATGGAGGGCTCGTTCTTGGTGCCGCTGCCGGCAAGGCTGCCATGCAGTCGTGGGGTCAGGGCGCTATATCTCGACTGGTAGCCCATGGCCTGAGCAGAGATGATGCCCGGTTCTTCGTTGATCTGGTCGGCGAGCTCACCAATACGTTTGTCGATGCGGCCAACGGCGTTGCCCTGGACGCCGGAAAAGTAGTACTGATGCTCGATACTTACGAAGACATGACACCTGGCCTTGACGAATGGGTCCGAGAACTGCTTATCCCCCGTTTGTCGGCACAGGTTCTTGTTGTCATCGCTGGGCGAGATCGATTGATTGAAAAGAGCCCGAATTGGCAACGCTACGGGACAGTAATGATAGAAAAAGAGCTTCTCAAGTTCACTGTACCCGAGGCGACCGCGTATCTTCGCAACGCCGGAATCCACGACCCCGGCCTAGTGGACAAGATTCTGTCCTACACTGAGCGTCTACCGTGGGCTTTGGCCCTGCTCACGGACATCAACCGAACCGGCGGCGAACTCTCGGCGGAAACCATTGAAGACGACCCCCACATCTATACCGTCGGTCACCGGGTTGTTAGCAGGCTCATAAGCCAGATCAAGGGATCGGCAATGGAAACATTGCTCGATCTTTGCACTGTTGCCCGACGGTTTGACTTGGATCTAGTGAAAAGCATCTACACGGATTTTGAAAAGGACGCTATTTACGACGACCTGAGAAAATACAGCTTTGTGAGAGTCCTGAGCGATGGCAGCTTGGCCTTTCACGATATAGTCAGAAGTTTCTTGGTGCTACAGCTTCGTGCGAATAAGCTCACTACTTTTAAGGATTTAAACGATCGGTTGTGCCGCTACTACAAGGAGCGCCTTTCTCAACCTGAATCAAAACTGCTGCTCAAGAGAGATGCAGTCGAGTATCTCTATCACGGACTGCGCGCCGATGAAGATCGGGGCATCGAAGCGTGCCGAAGCCTTTTGAAACAGCTGGATGTGGTACAGCAATTCGATCTCCGCGATGCCCTTTTGAGCGAAGTGGCTGACTTCGAGTTTCACAGAAGGGTCAATCAACGATGGAGTTCATATTGTAAGGCATTTCGCCTGATGAATCGAGGCGAGTGGGAATCGGCGAAGAAACTGCTCTTTGAGTTGGAGACCGCTCCAGGCCCGGATGCGCTGCTACGATGTCTTATCCTCGAAACGTTGGGAGATTTGTTGATTGGTCAAGGGAGCTATACCAGGGCGGTTAGTCTGTTTGAGGAATCCAGTCAGCTTCATCGCAGTGTGCAGGCAACTGCCGGCCTATTCGGTTTAGGGCAGACACTCAGTAAACTCAGCGAGGGGTATGCCATAATCGGAAAGTACAGCCGAGCAAAGGCTAAAGCTCACGAGAATTTAGAATTGTGCCGTTCGAACCAGGATGCGCTTGGCGAAGCGTGGGCTCTTAAGAGCTTGGGCGACATCTACCGTCTATGGGGGAAGACGCAACTGGCCATTGAGAGCCTTGAAGACAGCCTCAAGATCTTCGAGGAGAAAAAGGATGATTATGGTACCGCTACCGTCTTTGTACAGCTCGGGCGAGTGTATGCTCACTCAGGCGAGTGGAAGAAAGCGGAGTTGGTGCTGAAGGAGGCTTTAGCCAGAATGGAAGTCCTTGGAGTGGAATACTGCCGAGCCAATGCAATGTTGTTTCTTGGTAACGTCGCAAGACTTAAGCGTGAGTGGCTGAAAGCAGAGGGATGCTACCGAGATGCCCTTGCTATGCACCGGAAAATGGACTCCAAGCGCGAAATCGCAGCGCTCCTGGGTAGCCTAGGTTCGGTCTGCTGTCAACTCGGTCGCTTGGAAGAAGCTGAACAGCATCTAGTCCTCAGTCGCGAAATGAAGCGCGCCCAGGATTATACGCGAGGGGTTGCCGTAACCTCCGTCTATTTGGGCGACCTCCGGTTCAGGCAGGGACGATTCGATGCCGCACTAACGGAGTACGAGGCTGCTGGACGCCTGGCAGACAAATCTTCGTCGCATTTCCATCGGGTACAGGCACGGGTCAGGATGGCGGGTTGTCTTCGGGCCATGGAACAGACGAACCGCTTGAATGCCATGGTTACGGAAGCAGCTCGGCTCGCGCGCCGATACAAATACCCACATCTGATCGCCGAGCTCCGCATAATTGAAGGTACGCATGCCCTCGAGAACAAGGACCTTACAAGAGCCGCAGAGCTTTTTACGTCAGGGTTCACAAGCGCCTTAGACTACAACATCTATCTCGTGCATCAGCTGGCTACAGACTTCTTAGAGATAGTTAGCAGCTGGACTGACAGTATTACCCTTGCGGGGGCTATTGAGCTAATACGTCAGACTTCCACTTATTGGAAGAGTAGCGGCTGCCACAAAAGGGAAATACAGGGGCAGGTAGAGCAAGACCTTTCCGATTCTGATGGTACATTAGTGTCTCTGTGCGAACGATGTATCACGAAGCTGGAATCGCAACGTTCTACGTAG
- a CDS encoding class I SAM-dependent methyltransferase: MAVDFKQYYTEEWKTKLSQPQYQELSSRWRSRWDFAKKYAPVNGKVLDVGCGDGILGQVLIRDLHCQVHGIDISDYALDLASQRGIMTAYCDMSGDRFPFVDNTFDYAVLACTLEHIMDPLHALAETRRVLKPGGLMAVSLPNVAYFWNRVWFVLGRTSKDFLHVNPGEGMHLQFYNYKNEFEERVLKSLAHLTVIRKQGDLKNPRKYTPFGRALLRFGIAVTPNLFAQYTHWLIRKES, translated from the coding sequence GTGGCGGTGGATTTCAAACAGTACTATACGGAAGAATGGAAGACAAAGCTCAGCCAGCCTCAGTACCAAGAGCTTAGCTCACGATGGAGAAGCCGATGGGACTTTGCAAAGAAATATGCGCCAGTCAATGGTAAAGTTCTCGACGTTGGATGCGGCGACGGCATTCTTGGCCAGGTTCTTATACGCGACCTGCACTGTCAAGTTCATGGGATAGATATCAGTGACTACGCGTTGGATTTGGCATCACAGCGTGGTATCATGACCGCGTACTGCGATATGTCCGGAGATCGCTTTCCATTCGTGGATAATACCTTTGACTATGCCGTGCTTGCCTGTACCCTCGAGCACATCATGGATCCGCTCCATGCCTTAGCTGAGACCCGGAGAGTCCTCAAACCAGGCGGCCTGATGGCTGTGTCCCTTCCAAATGTGGCATACTTCTGGAATCGCGTCTGGTTTGTGCTTGGAAGAACGTCCAAGGACTTTCTCCATGTGAATCCGGGTGAAGGAATGCATCTTCAGTTTTACAACTACAAGAATGAGTTCGAAGAACGCGTGCTCAAAAGCCTGGCGCACCTCACAGTTATACGGAAACAGGGAGATCTGAAGAACCCACGCAAGTATACTCCGTTTGGACGGGCGCTATTGCGGTTCGGTATAGCTGTCACACCAAATCTATTTGCACAATATACACACTGGCTCATTAGAAAGGAGTCTTAA
- a CDS encoding AAA family ATPase produces MSDRKVFERQAQAKRAVLVAPAGCGKTHAIAQAVAMTSSKPQLILTHTHAGVAALRRRLHALGVAKSQYTIETIAGWSLKLATSYPMTSGLITGAPETDEEWSRLNPAAESVSKLPAIQKVLTNSFGGIFVDEYQDCTVPQHRFIMSLAEILPCRILGDPLQSIFGFAGESVDWDRDILANFEKLPELETPWRWSGENEQLGKWLTIVRRELLAKRAISLERAPVIWKHISIEEQRRVCYEHLGIHRESVVALLQWPAECHKMACVLGGKYKSMEAIECPDLLKYAKLIQARTGAERVLSCVSFAKIWMRNLSKSTTTLERALKSGRMPRDTGQKHGKLYAAVAGIIDSNSIARVKDLLVQLRYCPETNVYREELWSEMLRSVEFAKNSDDPDLGRAAWAVRNITRTIGRQERLRLISRTVLVKGLEYDHVLLLNADTMDLRNLYVGLTRARKSITVLSELPMLGPFKEENAA; encoded by the coding sequence ATGAGTGATCGAAAGGTATTTGAGCGACAAGCCCAAGCGAAACGAGCTGTTCTGGTAGCACCGGCAGGATGCGGGAAGACTCACGCAATCGCACAAGCAGTTGCAATGACCTCCAGTAAGCCGCAGCTGATACTGACACACACTCACGCGGGTGTGGCCGCCCTGCGTCGTCGACTTCATGCCCTAGGTGTTGCCAAATCGCAGTACACCATTGAGACAATCGCAGGCTGGTCATTGAAATTGGCGACTAGCTACCCTATGACATCAGGACTTATCACGGGTGCACCGGAAACAGATGAAGAGTGGAGCAGGCTCAATCCCGCTGCTGAGTCAGTCTCAAAATTGCCGGCAATCCAAAAGGTACTTACCAACTCTTTTGGAGGTATCTTTGTTGATGAGTACCAGGATTGTACTGTCCCACAGCATCGATTCATAATGTCTCTTGCTGAAATACTCCCCTGCCGCATTCTAGGCGACCCCCTCCAAAGTATCTTTGGATTTGCCGGTGAGTCCGTCGATTGGGACCGGGACATCCTGGCGAATTTTGAAAAGCTCCCAGAGCTGGAGACTCCGTGGCGTTGGAGTGGCGAAAATGAGCAGCTTGGCAAATGGCTTACAATAGTGCGTAGGGAATTGCTAGCAAAACGAGCTATAAGCCTCGAGCGTGCTCCAGTTATCTGGAAACACATTTCCATCGAAGAGCAAAGGCGTGTGTGTTATGAACATCTTGGAATTCATCGAGAATCTGTTGTAGCCCTGCTTCAATGGCCCGCTGAATGTCACAAAATGGCCTGTGTGCTCGGTGGCAAATACAAGTCTATGGAGGCGATTGAATGCCCTGATCTTCTCAAATATGCGAAACTGATTCAGGCTAGGACCGGTGCTGAACGAGTCCTTTCATGCGTAAGTTTTGCGAAAATCTGGATGAGAAACTTGTCTAAGTCGACCACGACTCTCGAGAGGGCATTGAAGTCTGGTAGGATGCCTCGGGATACAGGGCAGAAGCACGGCAAACTCTATGCGGCCGTAGCGGGAATCATCGATAGTAACTCGATAGCCAGGGTCAAAGACCTGCTTGTCCAACTCAGATACTGTCCCGAAACTAATGTCTATCGAGAGGAACTCTGGTCCGAGATGCTACGTTCCGTTGAGTTTGCCAAGAATAGCGATGATCCAGACCTAGGAAGAGCGGCCTGGGCGGTCCGAAACATCACGCGCACAATTGGCCGTCAAGAGAGGCTCCGATTAATCTCGAGGACCGTACTAGTCAAGGGACTTGAATATGATCACGTGTTGTTGCTCAATGCAGACACCATGGACTTGAGAAACCTGTATGTCGGGCTGACTCGGGCGCGCAAATCCATAACAGTGTTGTCAGAGTTACCTATGCTCGGCCCATTCAAGGAGGAGAATGCTGCTTGA
- a CDS encoding ATP-binding protein, with product MSEADFHLLDVGNPIQIEVTVGNLPDRLITVGKFGMYLRGWKQETSELIDEPDDETEAVLTIRFTVDDSFEPSWVIMNDRTPEGKPLSMRDRELMGVVRITSDVNRHLTWTRGSALSGATESGEGGRRALALAQQSARHQVEKAELSHLGEAAGKAEVAARKIGAIVRNKFRPSLYLPHWGSQYGVLGLYDGEVPLHSAGLGTRRLVALGPQSLAISEGSIVLIDEIENGLEPHRLRHLLSSLRPKGTDGQVFFTTHSAVTLIELKAADVQYVMARDATTCVTVVADDLQPILRAMPEAFLAKRVVIAEGKTELGLTRGLEEVWQTENEGLPLTHRGSIVVDGAGGPQAKVRALKLAQLGTDTALLVDSDNPELVVDERWQRETGVKVFCWEGNVSTEERVALDLPWDSFTEMVLLAARCNGHESVCAKLSNAIGNGVRISTPDPNDWLKQGISDLNARHIFGITAKSEEWF from the coding sequence GTGAGTGAAGCGGACTTTCATCTATTGGACGTAGGTAATCCGATTCAGATTGAAGTGACTGTAGGAAATTTGCCAGATAGACTGATTACAGTCGGTAAGTTTGGCATGTACCTAAGAGGATGGAAGCAGGAAACGAGTGAATTGATCGATGAACCTGATGACGAGACGGAAGCTGTACTGACTATTCGATTTACAGTAGACGACTCTTTTGAACCTTCATGGGTCATCATGAATGACCGGACGCCCGAAGGCAAACCGCTTTCAATGAGAGATCGTGAATTGATGGGAGTCGTACGGATCACATCGGACGTAAATCGGCATCTGACCTGGACTCGTGGGTCGGCACTCTCGGGTGCTACAGAGAGTGGTGAAGGAGGTAGACGGGCATTAGCCTTGGCCCAGCAGAGCGCACGACATCAGGTGGAAAAGGCGGAGCTCTCCCATCTCGGCGAGGCCGCAGGAAAGGCAGAGGTAGCTGCCAGAAAAATAGGCGCGATCGTTCGCAACAAGTTTCGACCATCGCTCTACCTTCCGCACTGGGGCTCCCAATATGGAGTCCTTGGCCTTTATGATGGTGAGGTACCGTTGCATTCTGCTGGCCTGGGCACGCGTCGACTGGTCGCGCTTGGCCCTCAATCACTGGCTATCTCTGAAGGTAGCATTGTGTTGATTGACGAAATTGAAAACGGTCTGGAGCCCCATCGATTGCGGCACCTGCTCAGTTCGCTTAGACCGAAAGGTACCGACGGTCAGGTCTTCTTCACAACGCACTCGGCGGTCACGCTAATTGAGTTGAAGGCTGCTGATGTTCAGTATGTAATGGCTCGAGACGCTACGACTTGTGTCACTGTCGTTGCTGACGATCTTCAGCCGATTCTGCGCGCGATGCCGGAGGCATTTCTTGCAAAGCGCGTTGTGATCGCTGAGGGGAAAACGGAATTAGGATTGACCCGGGGCCTTGAAGAAGTCTGGCAAACCGAAAATGAGGGCCTACCGCTAACTCATCGGGGATCTATTGTTGTTGACGGCGCTGGAGGCCCTCAGGCTAAAGTCCGCGCATTGAAGCTTGCTCAACTGGGCACTGACACAGCACTGCTGGTAGACTCAGACAACCCAGAGCTTGTTGTAGACGAGCGATGGCAGCGCGAGACTGGCGTAAAAGTCTTTTGTTGGGAGGGAAACGTCTCTACTGAAGAGCGAGTTGCGCTTGATCTTCCGTGGGATTCCTTCACGGAAATGGTCCTACTCGCCGCGAGGTGTAACGGTCACGAAAGCGTTTGTGCAAAACTTAGCAACGCCATAGGCAACGGGGTACGTATCTCAACTCCAGATCCCAATGATTGGTTGAAGCAAGGGATTTCTGATCTCAATGCGCGACACATCTTTGGTATCACCGCTAAGAGTGAGGAGTGGTTTTAG
- a CDS encoding helix-turn-helix transcriptional regulator produces the protein MTRRELAAQIGCAARTVARWENGHFWPRHRLAGRVHAVTGLAAAAWGGAVQPPVAP, from the coding sequence CTGACCCGCCGAGAACTCGCTGCCCAGATCGGCTGCGCTGCGCGGACCGTGGCCCGCTGGGAGAATGGACACTTCTGGCCCCGGCATCGGCTCGCCGGTCGCGTGCACGCAGTAACTGGGCTTGCCGCAGCAGCCTGGGGTGGAGCCGTGCAACCGCCCGTTGCTCCTTGA
- a CDS encoding cupin domain-containing protein — MEPQVIRNAEPALRQLDAGSELRIIFDGLNAAKHFAMGWVSFEPGSKTTAHTRDVEEVIYILSGEGRIVTKSKEYTLQPGDAILIPAGVEHYHANKGSIKLEQLYFFSPQGPERKLRDLPCVEC, encoded by the coding sequence ATGGAACCACAAGTCATTAGAAATGCAGAACCTGCATTACGTCAACTGGATGCAGGGTCGGAATTGCGAATCATTTTCGATGGACTTAATGCTGCTAAGCACTTTGCCATGGGTTGGGTTTCATTTGAACCAGGAAGCAAAACGACGGCGCATACGCGAGATGTCGAAGAGGTCATCTATATTCTATCTGGAGAAGGGCGTATCGTAACTAAATCTAAGGAATACACGCTGCAGCCAGGCGATGCCATTCTAATCCCGGCAGGCGTCGAGCATTACCATGCGAACAAGGGTTCGATAAAGCTAGAACAACTCTACTTCTTCTCTCCACAGGGCCCGGAACGGAAATTGCGCGATTTGCCCTGTGTGGAGTGCTGA
- a CDS encoding SBBP repeat-containing protein, with translation MILCAASLAFAYPDIQLKPISPNVFIQNCGQWPDSILFQSKVNGASVWFAKAGIYYQFFRKTEDSLRLPGEQLTRLVHEDFAGGNSVAEVIGEDQSPYYCNYFLSNDSSKWVRHTPTYKSIRYKSIYAGVDLRYYFQNGHLEYDFVIAPEADPLAIRIHYEGIDSLFTGRDGELVVATDWGRITQKAASVFALPSNRQIECSYVVEGKSFGFALPDVSTELAIVIDPFLTFSSYWGGSADDYGYGIGLDSSGNVYTTGKTSSADFPVRLAIDEIKDVDWDGYITKFSPNCQDYLYSTFYGGSGSDVSNEVAVTPAGEPVVGGGTQSYDLPSISAAQPIKGTDVDGFVLKLNPAGTEIEFATFLGNSRRDSVTGIAIGPNGHVYASGFTFSDNFVVTRDAFQRYSGWYSYGFIVELPPTGDSLIYSSYFACGSDRTKVAVDLDGNIILSGKTMPDRFSVQFPFKNAFDSIKGDGNAGYITKFSPGFDSVVFSTYISGDNGTSLEAMELDTQGRIYVAGSVFEGGYPLLNPLDPSVSHYHDGVVSIVGPNGDLQFSTYWGDWEYSGDVLEDITVDGSGNIYVLGAFTGPRYPLKNAFDSFNEHWEGVYSPEATLTKFSPMGRGVEYCSFLGGSGIDSAGSIVVDKNGTVYIVGTNYLGGFPMVNPLDSTFQGVTDYNTDAYIAIVGDQITDVEVEEDQSLPTTFVLHQNYPNPFNGETVIQFDLPRAVHIELVVYNILGRKIKTLTDGRFEAGSHKIVWDGKGKDNRPEASGVYFYQLQYNGQYLGRKSLLLK, from the coding sequence GTGATCCTCTGTGCAGCCTCCCTTGCATTTGCATATCCTGATATCCAACTTAAGCCTATTAGCCCTAACGTCTTCATCCAGAACTGCGGACAGTGGCCGGATTCGATTCTGTTCCAATCCAAAGTTAACGGTGCCTCGGTCTGGTTCGCCAAGGCCGGAATCTACTATCAGTTCTTTCGAAAGACCGAGGATTCGCTACGGTTGCCCGGGGAACAGCTTACCCGTCTGGTGCACGAGGATTTTGCTGGAGGCAATAGTGTCGCTGAAGTTATAGGAGAGGACCAGTCTCCCTATTACTGCAATTACTTCCTGAGCAACGACTCCAGCAAGTGGGTGCGGCATACTCCAACCTACAAGTCAATTCGATACAAGTCTATTTATGCGGGTGTTGACCTGCGCTATTACTTCCAGAACGGCCATTTGGAATACGATTTTGTGATCGCGCCTGAGGCCGATCCACTGGCGATCAGAATACACTATGAAGGGATTGATTCTCTTTTCACTGGTCGTGACGGCGAACTGGTCGTGGCCACTGATTGGGGGCGGATCACGCAGAAAGCCGCATCCGTGTTCGCCTTGCCATCCAATAGACAAATAGAGTGTTCGTACGTAGTCGAGGGCAAGTCCTTTGGCTTTGCTCTGCCGGACGTATCTACTGAGCTTGCGATTGTGATTGACCCCTTCCTGACTTTCTCTAGCTATTGGGGAGGGAGTGCGGATGATTATGGATACGGAATTGGCCTGGATTCATCGGGAAACGTCTACACCACAGGGAAGACCAGTTCGGCAGACTTTCCAGTCCGACTGGCAATCGACGAGATCAAAGACGTTGATTGGGATGGCTACATCACGAAGTTCTCCCCCAATTGCCAAGACTACCTCTACAGTACTTTCTACGGCGGGAGCGGCTCCGATGTAAGTAATGAAGTTGCCGTCACGCCAGCCGGCGAGCCGGTGGTCGGTGGCGGCACTCAATCGTACGATCTACCATCCATATCAGCCGCCCAACCGATCAAGGGGACGGATGTTGACGGTTTCGTCCTTAAATTGAACCCGGCCGGTACTGAAATAGAGTTCGCTACTTTTTTGGGGAATAGCAGACGAGACTCGGTGACTGGGATCGCGATTGGTCCGAATGGCCATGTATATGCTTCCGGATTTACCTTCTCGGATAACTTCGTGGTTACACGAGACGCCTTTCAAAGATATTCCGGTTGGTACAGCTACGGTTTTATTGTAGAATTGCCGCCCACAGGCGACTCACTTATCTATAGCAGCTATTTTGCTTGTGGAAGTGACAGAACAAAAGTGGCTGTCGATCTTGATGGGAACATAATCCTTTCTGGCAAGACAATGCCGGATAGGTTCTCTGTTCAGTTTCCGTTCAAGAACGCGTTTGATTCAATCAAAGGGGATGGTAATGCAGGCTACATAACGAAGTTTTCCCCTGGCTTTGACAGTGTGGTATTCAGCACCTACATAAGCGGCGACAACGGCACTAGTCTGGAGGCCATGGAATTAGATACTCAGGGTCGCATATATGTGGCTGGCTCAGTGTTTGAAGGTGGGTATCCATTGCTTAATCCGCTGGATCCCAGTGTAAGCCACTATCATGACGGAGTGGTGAGTATCGTGGGGCCGAACGGTGATCTTCAATTCTCGACTTACTGGGGGGACTGGGAGTATAGTGGCGACGTACTTGAGGATATTACGGTGGACGGTTCGGGTAATATTTACGTGCTTGGTGCATTTACCGGCCCAAGATACCCACTCAAGAATGCATTCGACTCATTCAACGAGCATTGGGAGGGTGTTTATTCACCAGAAGCGACGCTCACCAAGTTTTCCCCAATGGGCCGAGGTGTGGAATATTGTTCGTTTCTCGGTGGCTCTGGGATTGATAGTGCAGGCTCGATTGTCGTTGACAAAAACGGAACCGTCTACATAGTGGGGACCAATTACCTCGGCGGATTCCCGATGGTCAACCCGCTGGACAGTACTTTTCAGGGGGTCACCGATTACAATACAGATGCCTATATCGCCATAGTGGGCGATCAAATAACCGATGTAGAAGTCGAAGAAGACCAATCGTTGCCGACGACCTTCGTCCTTCACCAAAACTACCCGAATCCGTTCAATGGAGAGACTGTCATTCAATTCGATCTGCCGAGGGCAGTCCACATCGAACTAGTTGTCTATAATATTCTTGGCAGAAAAATCAAAACGCTGACGGATGGACGATTCGAGGCTGGTTCGCACAAAATCGTCTGGGATGGCAAGGGCAAAGACAATAGACCGGAAGCCTCCGGCGTGTATTTTTACCAACTGCAATACAATGGTCAGTATTTGGGACGAAAATCGTTACTGCTGAAATAG